The proteins below are encoded in one region of Ciona intestinalis unplaced genomic scaffold, KH HT000105.2, whole genome shotgun sequence:
- the LOC100179122 gene encoding mycophenolic acid acyl-glucuronide esterase, mitochondrial-like, which yields MNGIKYLSRNGKSLLAYANVEGHIQPGVLFLSGFMSTMNGQKALALEEFCRESGHSFVRFDYSGVSDSNTEGSVRNLKSWVEDSIDVFNNLTSGPQVIVGSSMGAFMMMHIAKRFPERVVGMVGVAPSFYFFDHAEKWRKILSSNDNTETPELLEMINMDYFTGMDDLNLFQDKDSKLELPCNLHILQGMKDDVVPWNETLSVVRDRFYDTTTIDLTLRKCGEHRMSRPEDLSILMNVVKMMCNKQYQKTASL from the exons atgaatgggattaaatatttatcaagaAATGGTAAAAGCCTTCTAGCGTATGCAAACGTAGAAGGACACATTCAACCCGGAGTTCTGTTTCTCTCTGGTTTTATGTCAACTATGAATGGACAGAAAGCACTGGCTCTTGAAGAGTTTTGTCG AGAATCTGGACATTCTTTTGTTCGGTTTGATTACAGTGGGGTATCTGATTCAAACACTGAAGGTTCTGTGCGAAACTTAAAAAGCTGGGTTGAAGACAGCATCGACGTTTTCAACAACTTAACTTCTGGCCCACAG gtTATAGTTGGGTCTAGCATGGGAGCTTTTATGATGATGCATATCGCAAAGAGATTTCCAGAAAGAGTGGTTGGCATGGTGGGTGTTGCACcttcattttatttctttgatcATGCAGAAAAATGGCGGAAGATCTTGAGTTCAAATGACAATACAGAAACACCGGAGCTTTTGGAAATGATAAATATGGACTACTTTACTGGCATGGATGATTTAAACCTGTTTCAAGATAAAGATTCAAAACTTGAACTGCCCTGCAATCTTCACATCCTACAAGGCATGAAAGATGATGTTGTCCCTTGGAATGAAACACTTTCTGTGGTGCGAGATCGTTTTTATGACACGACAACAATTGATTTGACTCTGCGAAAATGTGGGGAACACCGAATGTCAAGACCAGAAGATCTTTCTATTTTGATGAATGTGGTTAAAATGAtgtgtaataaacaatatCAAAAAACTGCTTCACTGTAA
- the uglcat1 gene encoding beta-1,3-glucuronosyltransferase isoform X1 codes for MSYYRVFAVKPMRLLLIINAVVFMVWIFILFTNFNNSEDKISYIEEYEQKTFALAQSERRIIKLKQSLKNRYPNAIDYIDAHVKRDLPTIYAITPTYARWTQKADLTRLAQTLLHVPNFRWIVVEDSDTKTPLVTRFLKFSGLQYTHLNAKTDTNFKLKSTDPNWLLPRGVSQRNEGLRWIRENLPANTGGVLYFLDDDNTYTLQIFEEMRSTKVASAWPVGLSGGLKFEGPGKCENGKVLEWYTAWKPERPFPIDMAGFAVHLKLLFQHPEAQYSNSVPRGYLESHFLTGLKLQRQDMEAKANECSEVLVWHTRTEKPKMKHEEALIKQGKSSNSKMEV; via the coding sequence ATGAGTTATTATCGAGTTTTTGCGGTAAAACCCATGCGGTTACTATTAATTATAAATGCTGTTGTCTTTATGGTATGGATATTTATTCTCTTCACAAATTTCAACAATTCAGAAGATAAAATATCCTATATTGAAGAATACGAACAAAAGACTTTCGCGCTTGCACAAAGCGAGCgcagaataataaaacttaaacaatcCTTAAAGAACCGTTACCCAAACGCTATAGACTATATAGACGCACACGTCAAACGTGATTTACCAACAATTTATGCCATAACACCAACGTATGCAAGATGGACTCAAAAAGCTGATCTAACCAGACTCGCACAGACGTTGCTTCATGTTCCAAACTTTAGATGGATAGTAGTGGAGGATTCTGACACAAAAACACCATTAGTGACtcgatttttaaaattctcaGGCCTTCAATACACtcatttaaatgcaaaaacagatacaaactttaaactaaaatctaCAGACCCAAACTGGCTGCTGCCAAGAGGAGTTTCTCAGAGGAATGAAGGCTTAAGATGGATAAGAGAAAACTTGCCTGCAAACACAGGTggtgttttgtattttcttgatGACGATAACACATACACACTTCAGATATTTGAAGAAATGCGCTCAACTAAAGTTGCTTCTGCTTGGCCTGTAGGTCTCAGTGGTGGCTTAAAATTTGAGGGCCCTGGAAAGTGTGAAAATGGTAAAGTCCTAGAGTGGTACACAGCTTGGAAACCAGAGCGGCCTTTTCCAATTGACATGGCTGGTTTTGCGGTTCATTTAAAGCTTTTATTCCAACACCCAGAAGCTCAATATTCCAACAGTGTTCCAAGGGGTTACCTAGAGTCACATTTTCTCACTGGGTTAAAGCTGCAGAGGCAAGACATGGAAGCGAAAGCAAATGAATGTTCTGAAGTACTTGTGTGGCACACAAGGACAGAAAAACCTAAAATGAAGCATGAAGAAGCATTGATAAAGCAGGGGAAATCATCAAACAGTAAAATGGAAGTTTAA
- the uglcat1 gene encoding beta-1,3-glucuronosyltransferase isoform X2: MHKQFLTWVWILFLSRKGTILAEETTTAFHILATNSTAESYTEPDYILTEVVTDGNINGNNSNDYDAGYDGLLEFMQQSMITYGEDLAMDCMDEADVQLLVNKEVKNMKEEIQMIFNLSIALFVSTLVILLITVIYLCRRSSGCSSCIRTNTDGEINGEEICKPIRDNATYSELTLPRSFAPSPTTSNYQTHHV, from the exons ATGCACAAGCAATTTTTGACCTGGGtttggattttgtttttatcaagaAAAGGTACTATCCTTGCCGAAGAAACAACTACCGCATTTCATATACTAGCAACAAACAG CACTGCGGAGAGCTACACTGAACCAGACTACATCCTCACTGAAGTGGTAACGGACGGCAACATTAACGGCAACAATAGTAATGATTACGACGCGGGCTACGATGGCTTGCTGGAATTCATGCAGCAATCAATGATTACTTACGGCGAAGATTTAGCCATGGATTGCATGGATGAAGCTGACGTACAGTTGCTGGTCAACAAAGAAGTTAAG aacaTGAAAGAAGAGATACAAATGATCTTCAATCTCAGCATCGCATTATTCGTGTCTACACTCGTGATCTTACTCATTACCGTCATCTATTTATGTAGAAGATCTTCAGGCTGTTCGTCGTGTATAAGAACAAACACAGACGGGGAAATCAACGGCGAGGAAATCTGTAAACCAATACGCGATAATGCGACGTACAGTGAACTTACACTACCCCGTTCATTTGCTCCAAGCCCGACAACTAGCAATTATCAAACCCATCATGTGTGA